Genomic window (Paenibacillus sp. PK3_47):
GCAGAACGGTACTGATTGTTGATGATGACCAGCGCAATATTTATGCGCTGCAAAAAGGGCTGGAGCCTTACAACATGAACATCCTGACCGCACAGACTGGTTACGAATGCCTGCAGATTGTAAGAGAAGTGCCTGGGGTGGATATCGTGCTGCTGGATATTATGATGCCTAATCTGGATGGCTACGATACTTTATCCATCATCCGGGAGGAGCTGCACCTGACGGAACTGCCGATCATTGCAGTCTCCGCCAAAACCATGAAGGAAGACCGGGAACGCTGTCTGAAAGCGGGGGCTACAGATTTCCTGAGCAAGCCTGTGCTGCTTAAGGACGTAGTATCGAGAATGTACAGATGGATCAGTCCGGCAGAGGAATAAGCTGAATTTAGCCCGGCTTAACTTTTCTAAATTTACCATTGACGGAATCCTTACGGATGCTTTATGATGTGTTCATAAATGATCATTTATATGCAGTTGGCGTGTTACCGTAAAGGGCATGAGCCAAGGATTGTCTTCATTCATGTGGAGCAATTCTTGGCTTTTTTTGTTGCCTGAATACTGAAGATTAAGGAAGGAGGGAGAACTTGTCGCGGGAATTTGAGCAATTTCAGGTGCAGCGTGTGATCGGAAACAACGTTGTGATGGTTCAAGGGGAAAAGAACGGCAAGGAATATGTGATTATAGGCAAAGGCATAGGCTTTGCTGCCAAAAATGAGGGTGTTATCGCTGCCGACGATCACCGGATCGAAAAGCTGTTTCGGCTTGAAGACCGGGAAGAGTGGAGCCAGTACCAGATTCTGCTGGAGGATATAGATCCTAAAGTCATGAAGATCACCGATGAGATTATCGGAGATATCACCTGCCAGTTTCCCGGCAAGTTAAACGACAAGATTTATTTGGCGCTCCCAAGTCATATCCAGTTCACCATTTACCGTTTGCGCAGCGGGATGGATATTATCAATCCTTTTTTACAGGAAACCAAAATGACCTTCCCGAAGGAATTTGAGATCGCTTCCAAAGCAGCTGACAAAATCAGTGCCGGATTTAATGTCAAGATTCCCGAAGATGAAGTGGGCTTCCTGACTTACCACGTATACTCCGCTGTCAGCAACGTTCCGGTAGGGCAGCTGGTAAAGGTATCGAATATTGTAAGCGAGCTGATCGAAATGATCAGGGAAGAAAAAAATATAACTTTTGAGCAAGGCAGCATGAATCACGTACGGCTGATGATTCATCTGCGCTTTTCGCTGGAAAGAATTTTGCAGGGATCATTAATAGATAATCCATTCGTTAAGCACATTAAGAAAGAGTACAAAACGGAATATAAGCTGGCGCAAAAGCTTGGAAAAATCATGCAGAGTAAACTTGAAGCTTCTATTCCTGAAGAAGAGTTATGCTTCCTTGCTATGCATCTGCACCGGCTGTTCCAGACCGTGGAGAAAAATAAATAGAAGCCTGAGAGGAGTGGCCATAATGTTTTCCAAATGGAAATCCAAAAAGGAAGAGCAGCATACAGAACAGCAAATCGAGATCATGGCACCGGTCAGCGGGCAGGCGCTTCCTCTTGCCGAGGTTCCGGATGAGACGTTTGCCGGGGGTCATATGGGTAGCGGGGTGGCTATTAAGCCTGCCGAAGGGATCCTCAAGGCTCCGTTTGACGGGACCGTGGCCCATATCGTGAAAACAAATCATGCTCTGATCCTGGAGCATCCTTCCGGATTGCAGCTTTTGCTGCATATCGGCATTGATACGGTCAGTCTCAAAGGAAGCGCTTTTGTCAGCCGCGTCCAGACTGGTGACCGCGTGACAGCCGGAGAGACTCTGATTGAGTTCGATCTTGAAGCCATACATGCAGCAGGACTGCAAAGTATTTCTCCTATTATTGTGACCCTTACGGAGGAGATTCCGCCAGAGGTAGTATCCTTGTACGGCCAGGTTACCGCCGGCCAGGATCCTGTACTTAGAGTGGCTTCAAAGCAGTAAGCCATAGCATTACCTATTTTTGAACCCGAGGGGGACGATTTATTATGTTGGCTTTTTTACAAAAGTTAGGCAAGTCTCTGATGCTTCCCGTGGCAACGATGCCGGCGGCGGCCATTCTGCAGGGCTTTGGTCTGATTGATTATGAAAAGGATTTGCATTTAGGCAATGCGGTTGGAGGATTCCTGAATCAATATATCGCTCCTTTCCTTACAGCAGGTGCTGATGCTATATTCGGAAATTTGGCTTTAATATTCGCTATTGGAGTTGCAATCGGTTTTGTAGGGGATGCTGTTGCCGCATTATCGGCACTGATCGCATATATGGTCCTGACCAAAGTGCTTGCTATTGTACCGCTGCAATTTTCCTTCATTAACGATGATGTGGTGCTGAACATGGGTGTGCTGGGCGGTATTTTTGCCGGAGCCTGGGCTGCTTACCTGTACAAAAAATTCCACAACATCAAAATGCCTGACTGGCTCGGATTCTTTGCCGGAAAACGTTTTGTCCCGATCATTACAGCTGCTTCCACGATGGTGCTTGCTGTATTCATCGGTATGATCTGGAGTCCGGTACAGGATGTAATCAGTGATTTCGGCAACTGGGTTGTAAGCCTTGGTGCAGTCGGAGCCTTTGTCTTCGGTACAGCCAACCGCCTGCTGATCCCTATTGGACTGCATCACGTGATGAATACCATTGCCTGGTTTCAAATCGGCGACTTTACGAATGCAGCAGGCGAGCTGGTACACGGTGACCTTACCCGATTCTTCGCAGGGGACAAAACAGCAGGGATGTTCATGACCGGCTTCTTCCCAATCATGATGTTCGCCCTTCCGGGCGCTGCTCTGGCATTTATTCATACAGCTAAGCCGGAGAAACGTAAAATGGTTGCCTCGATCTTTATCGGATCGGCTATCGCCTCCTTCCTGACAGGGATTACGGAGCCGCTGGAGTTCTCCTTCATGTTTGTGGCCCCGCTGCTGTACGTAGTGCACGCTGTATTAACGGGTGTGGCCGGTCTGCTTATGTACGTACTGGATGTCAAGCTGGGCTTTGGCTTCTCTGCCGGTCTGATTGATTATCTGGTCAACCTGAAGCTGTCGACGAACGCGTGGATTTTGATTCCTGTAGGTCTTGCCTTTTTCGTTGTCTACTATGTATTGTTCCGTTTCATAATAGTGAAATTCAACCTGAAAACACCGGGACGCGAAGACGATGTGGAAGATAAAATGGAAGAGACCAGTGTCCGCGGCACCACAGTGCCTGCTTCCTCCAGAGCTGCCAAAATTCTTGATAACATCGGCGGTCCGGCCAATATCCAGAATATCGATGCCTGCATCACCCGGCTGCGGCTGATAGTCAAAGACGAGAAGGCCGTCAATGATAACGCATTGAAGCAGCTTGGCGCATCCGGAGTGATGAGGCTCGGCCAAGGTGCAGTCCAAGTCGTCTTTGGCCCGCAATCCGAGCAGATTAAAGATGACATCAAAAAATTAATGTAAGGCAAGTTTTGCTGCGGGCATCCTGGATGTCCGCTTTTTCTTATGTGGAACTATTGCATTGTTTATAAAACCGAGTATAATACTTGGTATAAGGTTGAAAAAGGGATTAAGGAGTCGGTATACATGTCAATCGATGATTATCTGGATCTGCTAAATTACGCCAAGCAAATGAACGATGAACAGTGGCAGGCTGACATCATTGAGACCTTGAACAATTTCAGGCAAATCTCGGAGGAAGAACAGAGGGCTGAAAATGTGCGGGAGCTGTGGAGCCGGTTCGATGAGGTGAACCATCTGCTGCTGGAGCTGTTCGACAAGCTTAGGGACGGGGAAGATGCAGAAGACAGCGGACGCTGGAAAGAGCAGATCTGGGAGATGAAGCTGGAGAGAATTACTTTGTCGAGACAAATTCAGAAGCAATATATCAAAATTATATAAAGTTATTATAAAAATAAAAACATCAACAAATATTGATTAATACATAGGAGCAGTTCTCTTAACAAGGGACTGCTTTTTGTGTTATTCCGTCCGGCAGTAATAAATTTTATAATAAGGTTCAAAGTGTGATACAAAAAAGCTCCGGCAGCCGTCTTACTTATAGCTGCAGCTGATAAGGAGGATTTACACTCATGAATATTCCGGAATCTGAACAATTCAAAGCATTGTTCTATGAACATTACCCTATTGTGCGGCGTAAGCTTGCCGCATTAGTACGTGACGATACAGCGGCTGATGATCTTGCCCAGGAGGTTTTTCTTAAGCTTTACCGTAATCCGCCGGATGATCCGGGGGCACTGGGTGCCTGGCTGCATAGAGTGCTGACCCGGGCCGGCTATGATTACCTGAGCAAAAAAGCCAGTGAACGGCGGCTTCAGGACAAGCAGGAGCTGTTATTTCAAGCAGAGCCGTCACCGCCCTCAGGGGAAGAAGCCGTCTTAAACAAGCTGGACCAGGAGGATGTCCGGGTATGGCTGGACGAACTGCCTGAGCGGGACCGGCAGGCGCTGCTGCTGCGGTACTCCGGGTACAGCTACAGCGAGATTGCCGGTGAGCTCGGCATCAGGCCTCCGGTTGTGGGTACCCTGCTGAGCCGCGCTACACAGAAACTAAGGCAGCATGCAGCAGAATCCCTGCCCCAGCCTGATTAACGGAGAGTATTGAACTATTTATGTACAGGAACAAATTAACACTCAATTAGGAGGAACCAGTCATGACTAATCATATGAACAAAGACTCACATACAGATTCACATACATCCTCTACAGACGAGGCCTGGACCAGACTGCAGGCAAGTCTTGCCAAAGAGCCGGTGAATCCGGTATGGGCAGCATGGGGACAACAATCTGCAAGTCCTGACCCGGGTCATGAGGGCGAAGCTTCTAATATGCAGCCGGCAGTTACCGAGCCGCCCGTTCAGGAACAGCAAAACATGCAGGGGAAGGAGCCATTCGGCAAGCAGCCTGCACACAAAACCCTTCGCCGGCCGAAAATGAACCGCCGCCGCAAGTGGACGGCTGCCGCGGCTGCCGCCCTGATAGTGGGCGCCGTTCTCGCTACACCGGTCGGCAACACGGCCATGGCGGCCATCCTGAACCAGTTCCGGATGCAGGAGGGCGCTGTGATCGAGGAGAGCGATCTGCGGAATATTTTCTATCAAGTTAATGAAGGCGGGGCATTCAGTGAAGCGGATAACAAGTTTGGCATATTCACTACCTCTGCCGGGGATCTCGGGGGCGAGCTGCCTGTCGGCCAACTGCAGGAAAAGCTGGGCTACAGTGCATTGAGCAGTCCGATGTTTGATTCAATAAATACGGTCTATGTCATGAATTCGCGCGATGCAACACTCACCCTGAATGTGGATGAAGTCAATCAGGCGCTCATGCGCCTGGGCTCAGACCAGCTGCTGCCGCAGTCCGTCGACGGTAAGCCGATTACGCTCCACATGCCTGAGGTAGTGAGCTATAATCTGTCTGCTGACAATAATCGCTGGGCATATGTGACGCAGATGAATACACCGACTATAACTGTAGATCCTTCTATTGATGTGACGGAAGCGCTCAAGGCTGTTCTGAATTTCCCGCTGCTGCCTGATCAGTGGAAAAACTATCTGGAGCAGAGCCGTGTACTGTCCGGAGAAATCCCGATGCCTTTAATTAAAGGAGAAACCGCTGAAGAGCTCACGGTTGGCGGTACACTGGTCATTATGGATACGGATGAATACGGCAGAGGAGCAAATTACCGGGCGGTGTGGGTTAAGGATGGACAGATGTTTGAGTTTAGCGGCGGAGATATCTACCAGGACAAAGAGGAGTATCTAAACAAACTGCAGGAGCTGATCTCCCAATGAGTGAACCGGCCATTGAGACCAATTCGCTGACCAAGGTCTACAGCAACGGACGCGGCTGCCGGGATGTTACGATTACCGTAGGGAAAGGGGAAGCCTTCGGCTTCCTCGGCCCTAACGGGGCCGGAAAAAGCACTTTTGTCAAAATGCTCGTCGGCCTGACTTCTCCTTCCGGCGGAAGTGCCACCCTGTTCGGTCATACCATCGGTTCTCTCGAAGCAAAGGCTAGAATCGGTTATTTGCCCGAATTATACCGTTATCAGGAATGGCTCACGGGTGAAGAAGTGGTCAGGCTGCATGCCAGGCTATGCCGGGTGGATAAAACTGCAGCGGACAAAAGAGTTCCGCAGCTTCTGGATGAAGTAGGGATCGGCCAGCGCGGCCGGGACCGGGTCAAACATTATTCCAAGGGGATGCAGCAGCGGCTGGGACTTGCCTGTGCATTGGTGAACGAACCTGCCCTTGTCTTTCTGGATGAGCCTTCCTCGGCACTGGACCCTGTCGGGCGGATGGAGGTCCGCAGGATCCTGGAGCGTCTGAAGGAACGGGGAGTCACCATATTTCTCAACTCCCATCTGCTTGAAGATGTTGAGGTGCTGTGCGACCGGATGGCGCTGCTGAACGACGGCGGGATCCTGCGGCACGGCAAAGTGTCTGAAATACTCCATAAGCGAAGCACCTGGCTTTTAAAAGTGGGGGGCTATTCGCCTTTTTTGCTGTCCTGGCTTCAGGAAACGACCGGACTTCATATCAGGCAGAGCTCTGAAATCATTGACGGCAGTACAACCTGGCTGGAGGCTGAACTTGAGGATGAAGAGCAGGCCGGATGGCTGAATGCACTGATTGTAGAGCAGGGGATGACATTATATGAAGTTACCCGCAAGAAAGAGCATCTCACGGACTGGTTCATGGATGCGGTGTCGGGCCTCAGCCACAGGGGGGAACGGGTATGAGAATAATCATCGGCATGACCTGTAAAGAGCTGCTTCGTAAAAGAGTAATGATCCTCACCCTTCTATTGACCGTAGTGTTCCTGATTGCCTTCTGGTTTGTCGCCAGTACAATCGGCAGTAACTCCTTTATAGAAAGTGATGCAAGCAGTGCCACTATTCTCATTGCCCGTTTTTCGAACGGGGTTTTTATTCTGACGCTTGGTTTTTTCTTTGGCAGCTTCGTCATTGCCTTTCTGGCCATATTTAGTTCATTCTCTGTAATTTCCGGGGAGGCGGAACAAGGTGTGATGCAGGCGCTCCTTCCGAGACCGCTGCCGCGCTGGAAATGGTATATGGGACGGTGGCTGGGTTATGTATCGCTTGGTGTGCTATATGCGCTTATATTGTTTATTGCAATCCTGGCTATTACCCAGGTACATGCGGCCATACCGCAAGAAGCGGGAGCTTTAATCAAGTCTTTCCTGCTGTTCGCCTCAGCGGTCCCGCTGCTGATCAGCCTATCCATGCTCGGCTCAGGCGTATTCTCGGCATTGGGCAACGGTGTATTCATGACCATGCTCTATGGGGCAGGCTGGCTCGGGGGAATGATTGACAAGGTAAGCGGATCATTGCAGCTGGAAGGGGACGGCATGAATATGCTTAATAACCTGACAGGTATTATGTCGCTATTGATGCCGGTAGACGGTTTACAGCGGAAGATGATGGGGGAACTGCTAAGCTTCGAGGATCTCAGCGGACTGGTCGGCTTTTCCGGGAGCAGTATGGGCCTGACGGATATAAGCTCTGTGCCCTCTGGCAGCTTTGTCATTTATGCAGCCTGCTATACCTTACTTGCACTGTTCACCGGCTTATGGCGGTTTCAGCGGAAGGATCTTTAATTGTATATATGCGGCAACAAATAAGCGCCCTTTTGATCCGGATCACGGAACCAAAAGGGCGCTTTATTCGCCTCTGAAGCGGGCGTCACTGGGTCACGCCAATCTCGATCCAGTCAGAAGACCAGTTGCTGATCTCTCCGAGAATCGGAGCCAGCGCCGTTCCTTTGTCAGTAAGCGAGTACTCGATCCGTACAGGCATTTCAGGATATACAGTACGCTGGATGATGCCTTCGTTCTCCATTTCTTTTAAACGGTCAGATAACACCTTGCCGCTCAGATTGGACAGACAGCTCTCGATTTCGCCGAATCGGCGCGGTCCCTGCATCAGCACAAACACAATCAATGCGACCCATCGTTTGCTTAACAGATCCACCGCTTTCTCAAAGCGCGGACACATTTCAAACTCATTCATGTTGTTCACCTCTGCATTCATTATATCATAAACTTACAATAAGTAATTATAAATGTTAAACTATATTTTATAACTTGACGAACATATATTACAATGATAAACTTACTTACAAATAGTTACTTGATATTCAGATACTTAAATTTAGATTATTCAAATTAGGACGGTGCTCTCATGAAACCTGATATTCTTTCTATATTGCAGAACAAGATCAAGCGGATAACGATGGATGATTCCACGAACATCCTAGTCGGACCTATTACACTTCCAGTGAATCTGGACGGAGAGACCGTTACTTTCAAATGGTACAGCTGGTTGAAGACAACCGATGAAGAACTGATGCAGGGGGATTCTCAGGCGGCAACGGAGCTGCTGATCTCGCGTCTGTCCTCCATGAATCTCGCTGACGGGCAGCAGTCAAGTGTACTCGTCTATGGTGATTTCGAAGGCTCGGAAGAAGCTTTAATCCGGATGCACAGCATCTGCCATACCGGAGATATTTTTGGCAGCAAACGCTGTGATTGCGGCTTCCAGCTGCGCCAGTCCATGAAGATGATTGCCCAGCACGGCGCCGGCGCGCTCTTCTACCTTGCCAATCACGAAGGCAGAGGCATCGGCCTGTTCAGCAAAGCTATGGCTTACATCCTTCAGGAAGAAGGATATGATACGGTTGAAGCCAATCTGGAGCTCGGCTTTGCCGATGATTCCAGAGACTACAGAGACGCAATCAGCGTCCTGCAGCATCTGCGCAGCAAACCGGTAACTTTGATCACCAATAACCCGAAGAAGATGGAAGCTTTGCGGGCTGCCGGCATGAATACGGGCAAGAGAATACCGCTTTGGGGCGATGTCTCTGTTTTTAATGAAAAGTATCTGCGGACCAAAGTTGCCCGTTCCGGCCACCTGGAAGCTGTAGTGAATCCGGATTTCTTCGAGGGCAGAGTCGCCAAATAAAAGAAATTGGGTAGTGCTTTTGCATTCCGTACATTATAATGGTGTACTGAACCCTATTTCTAGCTTAGCGAGGTACAATATGAATGCCATTCAAGTACAGGACTTGCGCAAAACCTTCAAAGTCCAAAAAAACCGCGAGGGCCTCAAAGGGGCCTTCGCTGATTTGTTTAAGCGGGAATATTCCGAAGTTACGGCCGTAAAGGATATTTCCTTCACGATTCCCCAGGGTGAAATCTGCGGGTATATCGGTGAGAACGGAGCAGGGAAGTCGACGACGATCAAAATGCTCACCGGTATCCTTGTGCCCACGTCTGGCAGTGTGACTGTCGGCGGATTTGTACCTTATGAGGAGCGCGAGAAATTCGTGCAGAATATCGGTGTCGTTTTTGGCCAGCGCAGCCAGCTGTGGTGGGACATCGGTGTAATTGAGTCTTTCCAGCTGCTGCGCAAGGTGTACCGGGTGTCCGAGCATGATTTTAAAAAAAGGCTGGACGAGCTCGTTGAGCGCCTGGAGCTGCAGGATCTCCTCAACCGTCCGGTCCGCAAGCTCAGCCTCGGCCAGCGGATGCGCTGTGAACTGGTGGCGGCCCTGCTGCATAATCCGTCGATTTTGTTCCTGGACGAGCCGACGATCGGTCTGGATATTGTCGTAAAATCAGAAATCCGCGAGTTTCTGAAGGATATGAACCTGGAGCATGGCACCACGATTCTTTTGACGACCCACGATCTGCAGGATATCGAAGCGCTGTGCTCCCGCGTCATTATGCTGGATGACGGCCGGATTATCTATGACGGCGGCCTCGATAATCTGAAGGAGCGCTGGGGAACCGGGCGTGAAGTGCTCTTCCAGTTCGGGATGCCCACCAAGCTGCAGCAGCTGCAGCAGTGGTCGGACGGCATGCCGGTCACCTGGACGGCCGAGAACGATCTGGGCGCCAAAGTATGGATTCCGCGTGAACTCAATGTATCGGATCTGCTGGCACGGGTGGTCGGCAAGGCGGACATCACGGATATCAAAATCATCGAGACCAATACGGACGATATTGTCCGCAGTATTTACCAGTCAGGCTCTGCAGAGAAGCCGGAGGATAAAATCTCGGCGCTGCAGGAGGAGAAAGAGGCCGCTCATGTCTGACAAGCTTCAGGCTGCTTCAGCAGCAGGCGGACCTGGCGGCGGCTCCCGGGAGGACGGCCGGAGGCTGCTGCTGGGTGCTTATTTTGATTTTATCCGCATCCGGTTTCTGACGATGCTGGCTTACCGAGTCAATTACTATTCGGGCATATTAATTTATACGCTCAATATCGGGGTCAACTACTTTACCTGGAAAGCGATCTACGGCGGAGGGGAGTCACTCGGCGGCTTTTCGGGTGCGCAGATGACCACCTATGTCGCTGTGTCGTGGATGGCGCGGGCGTTTTATTTTAACAATCTGGACAGGGAAATCTCTACTGATATACGTGATGGAAGCATCGCGATCCAGTTCATCCGGCCTTATAACTATGTTCTGGTCAAAATGATGCAGGGGCTCGGCGAAGGTGTGTTCCGCTTCATGCTGTTCATGATCCCCGGTATGGCTATTGCCATGCTGTTATTTCCTGTACAGCTGCCGACAGAGCCGTCCGCATGGGCGGGGTTCCTGGTGATGCTCTTTTTCAGCTTCCTGATTAATTCACAGATCAACGTAATTACAGGCCTGTTTGCCTTTTTCGTGGAAAATAATGAAGGCATGATGCGGATGAAGCGGGTGATTGTTGACCTGTTCTCCGGCCTGATCGTTCCGATCAGCCTGTTTCCGGGCTGGCTGGCCGAAGTGCTGAAGGTACTGCCTTTTCAAGCGATTACTTACCTGCCGGGTTCTGTATTTACAGGCCGGGTGCAAGGGGTCGGCATCTGGAATGTGCTGGGCGTCCAGGTGTTCTGGTTCGTCGTGCTGCTGATTCCGATTGTCTGGCTATACCATGCGGCGCGTCAGCGGCTGTTCGTGCAGGGAGGGTGAGGAAAAGGTGTATTACCTGGGATTGTTATGGGAGTATCTCAAAAATTATATGAAGACCCGCCTGACCTACCGCGCCGATTTCTGGGTGGAGGTCATTTCGGATCTTTTGTTTCAGGCAACCAATTTTATTTTTATTCTGGTTATCTTTATGCATACCGACAGCCTGGGCGGCTGGAATCAGAATGAAGTAATCTTTGTGTATGGATTCTTCATGGTTCCTTACGGGGTGTTCAGCTGCTTCATTAACATGTGGGGCTTCAGTGAGCGTTATATCGTCAAAGGCGAGATGGACCGTGTCCTGACGCGTCCGGCACATAATCTGTTTCAGATTTTCCTGGAAAATGTGGACCCGCCGGCACTGTTCGGCTCGGTCATCGGTGTAATCATTATGGCGATCAGCGGGGCGAATCTCGGGCTGCCTTTTGAGTGGTGGACGATTCCGGCGCTCATTATCCTTACGCTGAGTGCGGTAGCCATCTATACCGGTATCTATACAACGCTGACGTCGCTGTCCTTCTACTCGGATGCACCGACAGGGATCCTGCCGCTGATGTATAACATCCAGAGCTATGGCCGTTATCCGGTCACCATCTATAACCGTGCGATTCAGGTGCTGCTCACCTGGATTATTCCGTTTGCGTTCGTCGGCGTGTATCCGGCTGCGCTTTTCCTGGACCGGGAGGAGATGCGGGGAATGGCGCTGCTGACGCCAGTGGTGGGTGCGGTGTTCCTTGGGATCGGGCTGCTCAGCTGGAATTACGGTGTGCGGCGTTATAAAGGTGCGGGGTCTTAAGTTTAGTGATTAGGCAGACAAGAGGGATCTTGTCTGCCTTTTTGTTGTTTGCTGTGTTTTGTTAAGCTTGCTTGTGAGCTGACAGAAGGGGGTTACGGCAACGGCTAGGGCTAGGGTTGCTTTACGGGAGAAGGCTGCTCAGATCCAGATGGAAATTCTCCGCTTAATTCTATGGAAAATCATTAGATAAGGCGATTAGGTGGAAAAGCTCCATCTAATTCTGAAAAACCAGCACTATACGGATGAATTTGGTATATTTAAGTGGAGTTTTTCCTGCTAACCTTGCAATTCTGGTGAGTTTACGAGATTTAGATGGAGAAAATCCACTTAGGTTGATCAATGCATGGCTAAAGGGGAGGAGCAGATTCATGTTTGACGGCATTAATTTTTCGCCTGGGATAGTTACTTATAATGTACCTCAGTACTTAGGCCAAGAAGATATATTACAAGTCAGTTACACAGAAAATGATATCGATTATACAATCGACGTTGGCTGGTATAGAAAGTGGTTTGCTGTGGTTGTAATTAAAGATATGGATTGGGAAAATCCAGTGTTGGAGAAACATTGTGTTGAGCCCGGGAAGTTACCTGCTTTGGTTCAGGAGTGTGCTGAATTTGTCAGGGCGGCATTAGAGTCTAAATAAGTTAGTTAGATTAAGGACTCTTATCCGTGAGCACTAAAATTAATAACCATAAATGGAGGAACCGCAAATGAAAGACTGCATCATCGGCATTGACCTGGGCGGGACGAATATCAAGGCAGCATTGTTCACGGCGGAGTTTACTGTGAAAAGCGAACTGTCGATTCCTACAGAAGCTGCCAAAGGTCCGGCACATGTATTGGAACGGATCCGCACGGCAGTAGATTTACTGGTGGAGGAGGGCAGTATTACTCTTCAGCAGATTAAAGCTATGGGGTTAGGAATTCCCGGCTTGCTGAATCCGGAAAAGGGGATTTCAATTTTTTCCCCAAACTTTCCCGGCTGGGAACAGATACATATTGTGAACGAGATGATGCAGTACTACGATTTTCCTGTGTTTATCGATAATGATGTAAGGGTCAACTTGTACGGGGAGTGGCAGTTTGGTGCCGGAAGGGGATACGACAATGTTGTGCTGCTTACGCTTGGTACCGGGCTTGGATCTGGAATTATACATAACGGCAAGGTGCTCTATGGCACTACCTTCAGTGCAGGTGAGATCGGACATATGAATATGTACCGGGAGGGTCGTCCCTGCCGCTGCGGCAGCTCCGGCTGTCTGGGCAGATACGTGTCTGCAGTCGGAATGGTTAATACGTTTAAAGAAAAGCTTCACGAAGGCAGA
Coding sequences:
- a CDS encoding ABC transporter ATP-binding protein; the protein is MNAIQVQDLRKTFKVQKNREGLKGAFADLFKREYSEVTAVKDISFTIPQGEICGYIGENGAGKSTTIKMLTGILVPTSGSVTVGGFVPYEEREKFVQNIGVVFGQRSQLWWDIGVIESFQLLRKVYRVSEHDFKKRLDELVERLELQDLLNRPVRKLSLGQRMRCELVAALLHNPSILFLDEPTIGLDIVVKSEIREFLKDMNLEHGTTILLTTHDLQDIEALCSRVIMLDDGRIIYDGGLDNLKERWGTGREVLFQFGMPTKLQQLQQWSDGMPVTWTAENDLGAKVWIPRELNVSDLLARVVGKADITDIKIIETNTDDIVRSIYQSGSAEKPEDKISALQEEKEAAHV
- a CDS encoding ABC-2 family transporter protein — protein: MLGAYFDFIRIRFLTMLAYRVNYYSGILIYTLNIGVNYFTWKAIYGGGESLGGFSGAQMTTYVAVSWMARAFYFNNLDREISTDIRDGSIAIQFIRPYNYVLVKMMQGLGEGVFRFMLFMIPGMAIAMLLFPVQLPTEPSAWAGFLVMLFFSFLINSQINVITGLFAFFVENNEGMMRMKRVIVDLFSGLIVPISLFPGWLAEVLKVLPFQAITYLPGSVFTGRVQGVGIWNVLGVQVFWFVVLLIPIVWLYHAARQRLFVQGG
- a CDS encoding ABC-2 family transporter protein, which gives rise to MRRVSGCSCREGEEKVYYLGLLWEYLKNYMKTRLTYRADFWVEVISDLLFQATNFIFILVIFMHTDSLGGWNQNEVIFVYGFFMVPYGVFSCFINMWGFSERYIVKGEMDRVLTRPAHNLFQIFLENVDPPALFGSVIGVIIMAISGANLGLPFEWWTIPALIILTLSAVAIYTGIYTTLTSLSFYSDAPTGILPLMYNIQSYGRYPVTIYNRAIQVLLTWIIPFAFVGVYPAALFLDREEMRGMALLTPVVGAVFLGIGLLSWNYGVRRYKGAGS
- a CDS encoding ROK family protein, translated to MKDCIIGIDLGGTNIKAALFTAEFTVKSELSIPTEAAKGPAHVLERIRTAVDLLVEEGSITLQQIKAMGLGIPGLLNPEKGISIFSPNFPGWEQIHIVNEMMQYYDFPVFIDNDVRVNLYGEWQFGAGRGYDNVVLLTLGTGLGSGIIHNGKVLYGTTFSAGEIGHMNMYREGRPCRCGSSGCLGRYVSAVGMVNTFKEKLHEGRASIIQEWTGGDHELITALMISKAYDLADQLSVQVMHETGTLLGYGLSNVINLLNPQAVIIGGGMAAAGDRLLSSVRASVSAHALKLSGGSCTILQAELGNRAGTLGAAYYAGSKLGAASAV